A DNA window from Brachionichthys hirsutus isolate HB-005 chromosome 10, CSIRO-AGI_Bhir_v1, whole genome shotgun sequence contains the following coding sequences:
- the rsf1b.1 gene encoding remodeling and spacing factor 1 → MAAPAAMASCSPGLCPNYAVICSFLERYGALLDLPELTFPQLERYLRDTSSVPKLLVDLHVKLLRKIGKSVSADRWEKYLVKVCQEFNTTWAWELEQKGYKEMQTECKAAILKYLCECQFDENIKFKTAINEEDPEKMRLQPIGRDKDGQTYWFQLDQDDNVRVYVEEQDDLDGASWKCIVRDRSDLAEVVALLKTQIDPALLKNEPKPSAEEDKEKTEGDGKKSEDTSDDEDGKDQDKLACPVPPKTENNERPSEHKSSSDIIEAEKSSDLSVVTKTQNIKEEPAEASGSTVAPGEPSSETKCLSLKTEREEDAKKSGVAGKNDQHSKIPLKKRGMKFSQDFEKNIMIKVQNAPMCPSKETAKTPGQMTRTPNDHVNGEVRPSSEREFQSESTESVKEQTKKTGGRSREGKTPSGGDGETVTEDIASPPKEPPGLPEGATHPPEESSNQDKRQRIELSKLSDEICSVDETTGESAKNESRRESVVKSIVRDASGTSQAGQDKTDKKQNVETLRVRPTSDESTSETTEDMETVASVEKEGGAKTPEEAEKQPGNCEDRTVDGTRNIRGSTPERMEVEAAAEKRDPATTPEGEAETKAAEPAPPEPEQEPTSQVQNLSHKTYDGPDTKKKLLEQEPKTDDPEHPTLESRNNPEHPTVESRNNPEHPTVESKNDPEHPTLESKTNPEHPTVEMESKTNPEHPTVESKNDPEHPTVEGKTNPEHPTLERKTNPEHPTLESKTNPEHPTLESKTNPERPTLESKTNPEHPTLESKTNPEHPTLESKTNPEHPTLESKNDPEHPTVESKNDPDHPTVASKTNPEHPTLESKTDPEHPTMESKTDPDHPTMKSKTDPDHPTVESKNDPEHPTVESKTDPEHPTMESKNDPEHPTLESKNDPEHPTLESKNDPEHPTLESKTDPEHPTLESKNDPEHPTMESKNDPEHPTLESKNDPEHPTMESKTDPEHPTVESKNDPEHPTVECKTDPEHPTVECKTDPEHPTVESKNDPEHPTVESKTDPEHPTMESKNDPEHPTMESKNDPEHPTMESKNDPEHPTLESKTDPEHPTVESKNDPEHPTVECKTDPEHQTVECKTDPEHPTLESKNDPEHPTMESKNDPEHPTMESKNDPEHPTLESKTDPEHPTVESKNDPEHPTVECKTDPEHPTVESKNDPEEENKDDEKLQNHSEEHPEEPTMRGENKRSKIDEKHPHREASEREGPPIKGPAEQGPPSKRPAERGLPKREPVEKDPPSKDPDSDEPPKGAWSAAQQEVNAEEKRVRQKVRRSFHRRRAEWAGPGGSESDSNTGRSLRRSPRISRPTAKVIEIHDKTAERSQEEEEEKEEEEEEEPAQKNPREKTDLKAQPKHQGRKRPKVRWSNTRSRRKKRGSEDYDGEEASSEDEETEEEDDSDEDYKVERRRKRRNRHQERRSSDDSTSSGDDLPPNDDPCKHCGLPNHPELILLCDSCDSGYHTACLRPPLMIIPDGEWFCPPCQHKQLCDKLDEQLQNLDASLKKKERAERRKERLIYVGISVENIIEPSVEEVEPKPEIIKEKKEVKKKKRWGRRSTRTKKSISYRFDEFDEAIEEAIEEDIKEAEGGGAGRGKDMSTITGHRGKDMSTILQSEEGAENGRVPQPAAGQRRKKRRRLNDLDSDSTVDEEESEEEFCLSESSEEEFIVSENATEPESEAESNGSSGRRRTSPRARRILQQRRSSRRRRRPKGYSDDEEEEETDEDEEDEIVTEGSSEFSDSDLDMSRRRSRRSHKRAVNYHETSDSDGSQPEPNRTKVKARRRRDSSDSEVSFSDEDSMDRPVKRRTDSSSSSSSEDTRQRRRRLELKRRRASEDDDSKESSEDDRPVRKRVNRIDSDSDSEEEEQPKETPEAEEHPKGTNAVALSSANGQGVVSRLAPGLPPDPEPAKNASATPAAAPNGPAGQEAAAPEDEEDDLLGVTDLVDYVCNSGDP, encoded by the exons ATGGCTGCTCCGGCAGCAATGGCGAGTTGTTCTCCTGGTTTGTGTCCGAATTACGCCGTGATTTGTTCCTTCTTGGAGCGTTACGGAGCGCTGTTGGACCTACCGGAGCTCACGTTCCCGCAGCTGGAGCGGTACCTGCGGGACACGTCGTCAG TTCCAAAGCTGCTTGTTGATCTCCACGTGAAGCTGCTGAGAAAGATCGGGAAATCGGTGTCAGCCGACAGATGGGAGAAATATCTGGTtaag GTCTGCCAGGAGTTCAACACGACGTGGGCTTGGGAGCTGGAACAGAAAGGCTACAAGGAGATGCAGACGGAGTGCAAGGCGGCCATCCTGAAG taTCTGTGCGAGTGTCAGTTTGATGAAAACATCAAGTTCAAAACGGCCATCAATGAGGAGGACCCGGAGAAGATGCGGCTGCAGCCCATTGGCCGGGACAAAGACGGCCAGACCTACTGGTTCCAACTGGACCAGGATGACAACGTCCGAGTCTACGTGGAGGAACAGGACGACCTGGACGGCGCGTCGTGGAAGTGCATCGTCAG AGATCGGAGCGACTTGGCTGAGGTTGTGGCTCTGCTGAAGACGCAGATCGACCCGGCGCTGCTAAAGAACGAACCCAAACCCAGCGctgaagaagacaaagagaaaacGGAAG GCGATGGTAAAAAGTCTGAGGACACATCAGACGACGAAGACGGCAAGGACCAAGACAAGCTTGCGTGTCCCGTCCCGCCAAAGACGGAGAATAACGAGAGACCCTCTGAGCACAAATCATCGAGCGACATCATCGAGGCAGAAAAGTCTTCCGATCTGAGTGTCGTAACAAAAACGCAGAACATCAAAGAAGAGCCGGCCGAGGCCTCCGGGTCAACGGTGGCGCCGGGTGAACCCTCCTCCGAGACGAAATGTCTGTCCTTGAAGACGGAAAGAGAAGAGGATGCCAAGAAGAGCGGCGTGGCGGGGAAGAACGACCAGCATTCCAAGATTCCTCTGAAGAAACGAGGAATGAAGTTCAGTCAAGACTTTGAGAAGAACATCATGATTAAGGTGCAAAACGCTCCCATGTGTCCGTCCAAAGAGACGGCGAAGACGCCGGGGCAAATGACCAGGACTCCCAACGATCACGTCAACGGAGAAGTTCGTCCGTCGTCGGAACGGGAGTTCCAGAGTGAGTCGACCGAGTCCGTAAAGGAGCAGACGAAGAAGACCGGAGGTCGGTCCCGAGAAGGCAAGACGCCGTCAGGCGGGGACGGGGAGACGGTCACAGAGGACATCGCATCGCCGCCAAAGGAACCGCCAGGTTTACCCGAAGGGGCAACGCATCCACCGGAGGAGTCGTCCAATCAGGACAAGCGTCAACGAATAGAACTGTCCAAACTATCGGACGAAATATGTAGCGTCGATGAGACAACTGGTGAGTCGGCGAAAAACGAATCCCGACGCGAGTCGGTGGTAAAATCAATAGTTAGAGACGCATCAGGGACGAGTCAGGCTGGACAAGACAAGACCGACAAGAAGCAGAACGTAGAGACTCTGAGAGTCCGTCCAACGTCAGACGAGTCGACGAGTGAGACGACAGAAGACATGGAGACGGTCGCCTCAGTAGAGAAGGAGGGCGGAGCAAAGACTccagaggaagcagagaagcAACCCGGCAACTGTGAGGACAGAACGGTGGACGGTACCAGAAACATCAGAGGTTCGACTCCCGAAAGGATGGAGGTCGAAGCCGCGGCCGAGAAACGCGACCCGGCGACGACTCCGGAGGGCGAAGCTGAGACGAAGGCCGCTGAACCGGCGCCGCCTGAACCGGAGCAGGAACCCACGAGTCAAGTCCAGAACCTCTCCCACAAAACCTACGACGGTCCGGACACGAAAAAGAAGCTGCTGGAGCAAGAGCCGAAAACGGAtgatccagagcatccaacactGGAGAGCAGAAACAATCCAGAGCATCCAACGGTGGAGAGCAGAAACAATCCAGAGCATCCAACGGTGGAGAGCAAGAacgatccagagcatccaacactggagagcaagacaaatccagagcatccaacagtggaga tggagagcaagacaaatccagagcatccaacagtggagagcaagaacgatccagagcatccaacagtGGAGGGCAAGACaaatccagagcatccaacactggagagaaagacaaatccagagcatccaacactggagagcaagacaaatccagagcatccaacactGGAGAGCAAGACAAATCCAGAGCGTCCAACACTGGAGAGCAAGACaaatccagagcatccaacactggagagcaagacaaatccagagcatccaacactggagagcaagacaaatccagagcatccaacactggagagcaagaacgatccagagcatccaacagtGGAGAGCAAGAACGATCCAGATCATCCAACAGTGGCGAGCAAGACaaatccagagcatccaacactGGAGAGCAAGACggatccagagcatccaacaaTGGAGAGCAAGACGGATCCAGATCATCCAACAATGAAGAGCAAGACGGATCCAGATCATCCAACAGTGGAGAGCAAGAacgatccagagcatccaacagtGGAGAGCAAGACAGATCCAGAGCATCCGACAATGGAAAGCAAGAacgatccagagcatccaacactggagagcaagaacgatccagagcatccaacactggagagcaagaacgatccagagcatccaacactGGAGAGCAAGACagatccagagcatccaacactggagagcaagaacgatccagagcatccaacaatggagagcaagaacgatccagagcatccaacactggagagcaagaacgatccagagcatccaacaaTGGAGAGCAAGACggatccagagcatccaacagtggagagcaagaacgatccagagcatccaacagtGGAGTGCAAGACggatccagagcatccaacagtGGAGTGCAAGACggatccagagcatccaacagtggagagcaagaacgatccagagcatccaacagtGGAGAGCAAGACAGATCCAGAGCATCCGACAATGGAGAGCAAGAacgatccagagcatccaacaatggagagcaagaacgatccagagcatccaacaatggagagcaagaacgatccagagcatccaacactGGAGAGCAAGACggatccagagcatccaacagtggagagcaagaacgatccagagcatccaacagtGGAGTGCAAGACGGATCCAGAGCATCAAACAGTGGAGTGCAAGACggatccagagcatccaacactggagagcaagaacgatccagagcatccaacaatggagagcaagaacgatccagagcatccaacaatggagagcaagaacgatccagagcatccaacactGGAGAGCAAGACggatccagagcatccaacagtggagagcaagaacgatccagagcatccaacagtGGAGTGCAAGACggatccagagcatccaacagtggagagcaagaacgatccagaggaggaaaataaagacGACGAAAAATTACAAAATCACAGCGAGGAACATCCTGAAGAACCGACGATGAGAGGAGAAAATAAACGGTCAAAGATCGATGAGAAACATCCTCATCGAGAGGcctcagagagggaggggccCCCAATCAAAGGGCCGGCCGAACAGGGGCCCCCAAGTAAACGACCGGCTGAACGGGGCCTCCCAAAAAGAGAACCAGTAGAAAAGGACCCCCCAAGCAAAGACCCAGATAGCGATGAGCCCCCCAAGGGGGCGTGGTCTGCAGCGCAGCAGGAGGTGAACGCTGAGGAGAAACGCGTCCGTCAGAAAGTCAGGCGTTCGTTCCACCGAAGGAGGGCGGagtgggcggggccgggggggtcCGAGTCCGACAGCAACACGGGCCGGTCCCTGAGGAGGTCGCCCAGGATCTCCAGGCCCACGGCCAAGGTCATCGAGATCCACGACAAGACGGCAGAAAGgtctcaggaggaggaagaggagaaggaggaagaggaggaggaggagcctgctcAAAAGAACCCGAGAGAGAAGACTGATCTGAAGGCTCAGCCCAAGCATCAG GGGCGGAAGCGACCAAAGGTGCGCTGGTCCAACACGAGGTCGCGCCGTAAAAAGAGAGGCTCTGAAGACTACGACGGCGAGGAGGCGTCCAGCGAAGACGAGGAGaccgaggaagaggacgacAGCGATGAGGACTACAAGGTGGAGCGACGCAGGAAGCGGCGCAACCGTCACCAAGAGAGGCGGAGCTCCGACGACTCCACGTCCTCGGGCGACGACCTGCCTCCGAACGACGACCCGTGCAAACACTGCGGCCTCCCAAATCACCCCGAGCTG ATCTTACTGTGTGACTCGTGTGACAGCGGCTACCACACCGCCTGTCTGAGGCCCCCCCTCATGATCATCCCCGACGGAGAATGGTTCTGTCCGCCCTGTCAGCAC AAACAACTCTGTGACAAACTAGACGagcagctgcagaacctggacgcTTCTCTGAAGAAGAAGGAACGAGCCGAGAGgag GAAGGAGCGTCTCATCTACGTCGGAATCAGTGTTGAAAACATCATCGAGCCTTCA gtggaggaagtggagcCGAAGCCTGAGATTatcaaagagaagaaggaagtaaagaaaaagaagcgtTGGGGTCGAAGGTCAACGAGAACCAAGAAATCCATCAGCTACAG GTTTGATGAGTTTGACGAGGCGATCGAAGAGGCGATCGAGGAAGACATCAAAGAAGCGGAAGGTGGAG GAGCCGGTCGGGGGAAGGACATGTCCACCATCACAGGACACAGGGGGAAGGACATGTCCACCAtcctccaatcagaggaggGCGCAGAGAACGGGCGGGTCCCACAGCCCGCCGCCGGCCAGCGCAGGAAGAAGCGGCGGCGACTCAACgacctggacagcgacagcacaGTGGACgaagaggagagcgaggaagagTTCTGTCTCAGCGAGAG ctCGGAGGAGGAGTTCATCGTGTCCGAAAACGCCACCGAGCCTGAAAGCGAGGCCGAGTCCAACGGCAGCAGCGGCCGGCGCCGGACCTCCCCGCGGGCCAGGAGGATCCTCCAGCAGAGGCGGAGctccaggaggaggcggagaccGAAGGGCTACTccgacgacgaggaggaggaggagacggacgaggacgaggaggacgaaaTAG tGACCGAAGGATCCAGCGAGTTCAGCGACAGCGATCTGGACATGAGTCGGCGCCGTTCCCGGCGGAGCCACAAGAGGGCGGTGAACTATCACGAGACGTCAGACTCTGACGGGTCTCAGCCAGAACCCAACAGAACCAAAGTGAAAGCCAGACGGCGCCGGGACAGTTCGGACAGCGAGG TGAGTTTCTCTGACGAGGACTCGATGGACCGACCGGTGAAAAGGAGGacggactcctcctcctcctcctcctccgaggacACTCGGCAACGGCGCCGCCGTCTGGAGCTGAAACGCAGAAGAGCTTCCGAGGACGACGACTCGAAGGAGTCGTCGGAGGATGACCGTCCCGTCCGTAAACGGGTCAACCGCAtcgactcggactcggactcggaggaggaggagcagccgaAGGAGACGCCGGAGGCTGAGGAGCATCCAAAGGGAACCAACGCGGTGGCGTTGTCCTCCGCCAACGGACAGGGCGTCGTTAGCCGGCTAGCTCCCGGCCTTCCCCCAGACCCAGAACCGGCCAAAAACGCCAGCGCCACGCCGGCTGCGGCGCCGAACGGACCGGCTGGACAGGAGGCGGCGGCtccggaggacgaggaggacgaccTGCTGGGAGTCACGGACCTGGTGGACTACGTCTGCAACAGCGGGGACCCGTAG
- the tlcd5b gene encoding TLC domain-containing protein 5 — translation MPVLEVICSLIGWLCLYLLFCWNFSQRGSEWNCRLVTLAHGVLMVPLTAYVVFVDGPWPLTHAGTENTALQTFALAVCLGYFFFDAAWCVFNRSEAPVMLVHHAASIIGILLALLMGVSGCEACGVIFGSELTNPLLQGRWFLRRLGLYDSLLGDAVDLLFVFLFATVRVGVGTAMLYCELSSPRTSLVMKVGGGVMYVLAWAFMVDIARFGYKKSRARYERWSERKTTRKLSGTDGASAKTDEPRGGS, via the exons ATGCCGGTTCTGGAGGTGATCTGCAGCCTGATTGGCTGGTTGTGTCTCTACCTGCTGTTCTGCTGGAACTTCTCCCAGCGGGGTTCTGAGTGGAACTGCCGCCTGGTCACCCTGGCCCACGGCGTCCTGATGGTTCCGCTCACGGCCTACGTGGTCTTCGTGGACGGACCCTGGCCGCTCACCCACGCAG GAACGGAGAACACGGCGCTCCAGACCTTCGCCCTCGCCGTCTGTCTCGGCTACTTCTTCTTCGACGCGGCGTGGTGCGTCTTCAACCGCAGCGAGGCCCCCGTCATGCTGGTCCACCACGCCGCCAGCATCATCGGCATCCTGCTGGCCCTCCTGATGGGCGTGTCCGGATGCGAGGCCTGCGGCGTGATCTTCGGCAGCGAGCTGACCAACCCGCTGCTGCAGGGCCGCTGGTTCCTCCGCCGGCTGGGCCTGTACGACAGCCTGCTGGGCGACGCCGTAGACCTGCTCTTCGTCTTCCTGTTCGCCACGGTGCGGGTGGGCGTCGGCACCGCCATGCTCTACTGCGAGCTCTCGTCGCCCAGAACCTCGCTGGTCATGAaggtgggcgggggggtcatGTACGTCCTGGCCTGGGCGTTCATGGTGGACATAGCGAGGTTCGGCTACAAGAAGAGTCGGGCCAGGTACGAAAGGTGGAGCGAGAGGAAGACGACCCGGAAGCTGAGCGGAACCGACGGCGCTTCGGCGAAGACAGACGAACCCAGAGGTGGATCTTAA